Proteins from a single region of Syngnathus scovelli strain Florida chromosome 7, RoL_Ssco_1.2, whole genome shotgun sequence:
- the rnf26 gene encoding E3 ubiquitin-protein ligase RNF26 isoform X2 gives MKAKKTNEPRKCLDAVCLLLDVNFLLVHTVVRTVLAVYHFIINLPALFVYSILELGNLGLLCLLSTAEATSHIAQGATAVLGRLMLSLEGLLESLKMVGYLLTHVLLRGKEQLCRGLLSLLEACGIALSLLVYLVNTGVNYTFIAALNVYSAVLSVWQTVSSPLQMALELTLTFLTFLYSSLIGTSAFLWSPFKLALDFLASLLHIFISIFILNTYGLALTVGIALATTAYLNPGVTAQATQRIAACVNAFPAIQRLSTALHSALRLLRGVLRHLRRVMLQLYLLERRIWRQLSRHSSQLSLALRTQLHRENRAGGDPDGEEIRRDPPDGRAGDHQEERPSSSKARPLKAEQLWRPPAENLLTLLNEQEQRKMCVICHDCAKTVVLLPCRHLCLCRGCTDILLQQPFYQHNCPLCRRIIFDTIEVYL, from the exons ATGAAAGCAAAGAAAACGAACGAACCAC GAAAATGTCTCGATGCAGTCTGTTTATTGCTGGACGTCAATTTCCTTCTCGTCCACACAGTAGTCCGCACTGTCCTGGCAGTGTATCACTTTATAATCAACCTGCCTGCATTGTTCGTGTACTCCATCCTGGAGCTTGGCAACTTGGGACTTCTCTGCCTGCTCTCCAcggcggaggcaacgtcccacaTCGCCCAAGGTGCGACGGCCGTGCTGGGACGCCTCATGCTGTCTCTTGAGGGGCTTCTAGAGAGCTTGAAGATGGTGGGCTACCTGTTGACGCATGTGCTGCTCCGTGGCAAGGAGCAACTGTGTCGGGGGCTGCTGTCGCTGCTGGAAGCTTGCGGCATCGCGCTCAGCCTCCTGGTCTACCTGGTCAACACAGGGGTCAACTACACCTTCATCGCCGCCCTCAACGTGTACTCGGCCGTGCTCAGCGTGTGGCAGACGGTTTCCAGCCCGCTGCAGATGGCGCTGGAGCTCACGCTGACTTTCCTCACCTTCCTCTACAGCAGCCTGATCGGCACGTCGGCCTTCCTGTGGTCACCCTTCAAGCTGGCTTTGGACTTTCTGGCATCACTGCTGCACATCTTTATCAGCATCTTCATACTCAACACGTATGGCCTGGCGCTCACCGTCGGCATAGCGCTGGCAACAACAGCCTACCTTAACCCAGGAGTCACCGCGCAGGCCACACAAAGAATCGCGGCTTGTGTCAACGCCTTCCCGGCGATCCAGAGACTTTCCACGGCGCTCCATTCAGCTCTGCGTTTAttacgaggcgtcctgcgacacCTGCGCCGGGTGATGCTTCAACTGTACCTGCTGGAGAGAAGAATCTGGCGACAGCTGTCTCGCCACAGCAGCCAGTTGAGCCTGGCGCTGAGGACGCAGCTCCACAGGGAGAACCGAGCGGGAGGCGATCCAGACGGCgaggagatcagacgagacccgCCCGACGGCAGGGCGGGGGACCACCAAGAGGAGCGTCCGTCATCGAGCAAGGCGAGACCTCTGAAGGCGGAGCAGCTGTGGCGCCCCCCAGCGGAGAACTTGCTGACGCTGCTGAACGAGCAGGAGCAACGCAAGATGTGCGTCATTTGCCACGACTGCGCCAAAACGGTGGTGCTGCTGCCGTGCAGGCATCTATGCTTGTGTCGAGGCTGCACAGACATCCTTCTGCAGCAGCCCTTCTACCAGCACAACTGCCCGCTGTGTCGCCGCATTATTTTCGACACCATCGAGGTGTACCTTTGA
- the rnf26 gene encoding E3 ubiquitin-protein ligase RNF26 isoform X1, which produces MRYNGACKQTWTLTCGHTESMGPVNIVISTVGKCLDAVCLLLDVNFLLVHTVVRTVLAVYHFIINLPALFVYSILELGNLGLLCLLSTAEATSHIAQGATAVLGRLMLSLEGLLESLKMVGYLLTHVLLRGKEQLCRGLLSLLEACGIALSLLVYLVNTGVNYTFIAALNVYSAVLSVWQTVSSPLQMALELTLTFLTFLYSSLIGTSAFLWSPFKLALDFLASLLHIFISIFILNTYGLALTVGIALATTAYLNPGVTAQATQRIAACVNAFPAIQRLSTALHSALRLLRGVLRHLRRVMLQLYLLERRIWRQLSRHSSQLSLALRTQLHRENRAGGDPDGEEIRRDPPDGRAGDHQEERPSSSKARPLKAEQLWRPPAENLLTLLNEQEQRKMCVICHDCAKTVVLLPCRHLCLCRGCTDILLQQPFYQHNCPLCRRIIFDTIEVYL; this is translated from the coding sequence ATGCGATATAACGGAGCATGCAAACAAACATGGACTTTGACGTGCGGACACACTGAGAGCATGGGACCAGTAAACATTGTCATTTCCACTGTAGGAAAATGTCTCGATGCAGTCTGTTTATTGCTGGACGTCAATTTCCTTCTCGTCCACACAGTAGTCCGCACTGTCCTGGCAGTGTATCACTTTATAATCAACCTGCCTGCATTGTTCGTGTACTCCATCCTGGAGCTTGGCAACTTGGGACTTCTCTGCCTGCTCTCCAcggcggaggcaacgtcccacaTCGCCCAAGGTGCGACGGCCGTGCTGGGACGCCTCATGCTGTCTCTTGAGGGGCTTCTAGAGAGCTTGAAGATGGTGGGCTACCTGTTGACGCATGTGCTGCTCCGTGGCAAGGAGCAACTGTGTCGGGGGCTGCTGTCGCTGCTGGAAGCTTGCGGCATCGCGCTCAGCCTCCTGGTCTACCTGGTCAACACAGGGGTCAACTACACCTTCATCGCCGCCCTCAACGTGTACTCGGCCGTGCTCAGCGTGTGGCAGACGGTTTCCAGCCCGCTGCAGATGGCGCTGGAGCTCACGCTGACTTTCCTCACCTTCCTCTACAGCAGCCTGATCGGCACGTCGGCCTTCCTGTGGTCACCCTTCAAGCTGGCTTTGGACTTTCTGGCATCACTGCTGCACATCTTTATCAGCATCTTCATACTCAACACGTATGGCCTGGCGCTCACCGTCGGCATAGCGCTGGCAACAACAGCCTACCTTAACCCAGGAGTCACCGCGCAGGCCACACAAAGAATCGCGGCTTGTGTCAACGCCTTCCCGGCGATCCAGAGACTTTCCACGGCGCTCCATTCAGCTCTGCGTTTAttacgaggcgtcctgcgacacCTGCGCCGGGTGATGCTTCAACTGTACCTGCTGGAGAGAAGAATCTGGCGACAGCTGTCTCGCCACAGCAGCCAGTTGAGCCTGGCGCTGAGGACGCAGCTCCACAGGGAGAACCGAGCGGGAGGCGATCCAGACGGCgaggagatcagacgagacccgCCCGACGGCAGGGCGGGGGACCACCAAGAGGAGCGTCCGTCATCGAGCAAGGCGAGACCTCTGAAGGCGGAGCAGCTGTGGCGCCCCCCAGCGGAGAACTTGCTGACGCTGCTGAACGAGCAGGAGCAACGCAAGATGTGCGTCATTTGCCACGACTGCGCCAAAACGGTGGTGCTGCTGCCGTGCAGGCATCTATGCTTGTGTCGAGGCTGCACAGACATCCTTCTGCAGCAGCCCTTCTACCAGCACAACTGCCCGCTGTGTCGCCGCATTATTTTCGACACCATCGAGGTGTACCTTTGA